The Zavarzinia compransoris genome includes a window with the following:
- a CDS encoding TerB family tellurite resistance protein, protein MAIWGKIIGSAAGFALGGPIGALLGGLAGHAVDTIAEAGQAVPRRDGDANAQTRRVAFVVGVIVLGAKMAKADGRVTQDEIRAFREVFHVPESEISHVARIFDKAKEDAAGFEPYAAQIKAVMGDDMVVLEELLDGLFHIAKADAVIHQAEITFIEDVAHIFGFSEAAFASIRAAHLGPDRSDPYTVLGVSRDMEVAALKAAYRKLVREHHPDLLVAKGMPEEFIAVATERLARINAAWDRIARERGLT, encoded by the coding sequence ATGGCCATCTGGGGCAAGATCATCGGCAGCGCGGCGGGCTTCGCGCTCGGCGGGCCGATCGGGGCACTCTTGGGCGGTCTCGCCGGCCATGCGGTCGACACTATCGCCGAGGCCGGCCAGGCCGTCCCCCGGCGCGACGGCGACGCCAATGCCCAGACCCGGCGGGTCGCCTTCGTCGTCGGCGTCATCGTGCTCGGGGCCAAGATGGCCAAGGCGGACGGCCGTGTCACCCAGGACGAGATCCGCGCCTTCCGCGAAGTCTTCCACGTGCCGGAAAGCGAGATCAGCCATGTCGCCCGCATCTTCGACAAGGCGAAGGAGGATGCCGCCGGTTTCGAGCCCTATGCCGCCCAGATCAAGGCGGTGATGGGCGACGACATGGTGGTGCTCGAAGAACTTTTGGACGGGCTGTTCCACATCGCCAAGGCGGACGCGGTCATCCATCAGGCGGAAATCACCTTCATCGAGGACGTCGCGCACATCTTCGGCTTTTCCGAGGCGGCCTTCGCCTCGATCCGCGCCGCCCATCTGGGCCCCGACCGCAGCGATCCCTATACGGTCCTCGGCGTCAGCCGCGACATGGAGGTGGCCGCCCTCAAGGCCGCCTACCGGAAGCTGGTGCGCGAGCATCACCCGGACCTGCTGGTCGCCAAGGGCATGCCGGAGGAATTCATCGCGGTGGCGACCGAGCGCCTGGCCCGGATCAATGCCGCCTGGGACCGGATCGCCCGGGAGCGCGGCCTGACCTGA
- a CDS encoding YciI family protein, which yields MLYAILCYHEEDVVWSWSKEQDEAVMARLAEVQGPLIAAGKMGPSLRLLPTTAATTLRKSQEPALVMDGPFAETKEQLLGFYVIEVEDLKEALAIARDLASANPGGAYELRPIGLYNPDRRGA from the coding sequence ATGCTCTATGCCATTCTCTGCTATCACGAGGAAGACGTCGTCTGGTCCTGGAGCAAGGAACAGGACGAGGCGGTCATGGCCCGCCTGGCCGAGGTCCAGGGGCCGCTGATCGCCGCGGGCAAGATGGGGCCCTCGCTTCGCCTGCTGCCGACGACGGCGGCGACCACGCTGAGGAAGAGCCAGGAGCCGGCCCTGGTCATGGACGGGCCCTTCGCCGAGACCAAGGAACAATTGCTCGGCTTCTACGTGATCGAGGTCGAGGACCTGAAGGAGGCCCTGGCGATCGCCCGCGATCTCGCCTCGGCCAATCCGGGCGGGGCCTATGAACTGCGGCCGATCGGCCTCTACAATCCCGACCGGCGGGGGGCATGA
- a CDS encoding RNA polymerase sigma factor produces MSEVGGLDGAWIEGALLAARPRAVGALLRYFRDLDLAEEAYQDACLRALKTWPAKGPPRDPAAWLILVGRNAALDGLRRRARQQPLPPEEVLSDLDDAEAPLAERLDESQYRDDVLRLLFICCHKDLPNTQQVALALRIVAGLTVPQIARAFLVSEAAMEQRITRAKARVGRANIPFAAPDANERAARLFAVGTMIYLIFNEGYSASDGDYRQRLCADAIRLGRLLLRLFPAEAEVMGLVALMLLQHSRHAARFDAAGEVVLLDEQERTRWDPKLIAEGLALVEKALRHRAPGPYQLQAAIAALHARAARPEDTDWARIDLLYAVLERVQPSPVVTLNRAVAVSKARGPAAALAMVEPLGASLAGYFHFHGLRGALLWQLGRGNEAKTAFDKAIALAHSAAEAAHIRRNLDRLMAGAAAPR; encoded by the coding sequence ATGAGCGAGGTCGGCGGTCTCGACGGCGCCTGGATCGAGGGCGCCCTGCTGGCGGCCCGGCCCCGGGCGGTGGGCGCCTTGCTGCGCTATTTCCGCGATCTGGACCTTGCCGAGGAAGCCTATCAGGACGCCTGCCTGCGCGCCTTGAAGACCTGGCCGGCGAAAGGGCCGCCGCGCGATCCCGCCGCCTGGCTGATCCTGGTCGGGCGCAATGCCGCCCTCGACGGCTTGCGCCGGCGCGCCCGCCAGCAGCCCCTGCCGCCGGAAGAGGTGCTTTCCGACCTCGACGATGCCGAGGCGCCGCTGGCCGAGCGGCTGGACGAGTCCCAATACCGGGACGACGTGCTGCGCCTGCTCTTCATCTGCTGCCACAAGGACTTGCCGAATACCCAGCAGGTGGCGCTGGCATTGCGCATCGTCGCCGGTCTCACCGTGCCGCAGATCGCCCGCGCCTTCCTGGTGTCCGAGGCGGCGATGGAACAGCGCATCACCCGGGCGAAGGCGCGGGTCGGGCGGGCGAACATCCCCTTCGCGGCGCCCGACGCCAACGAGCGCGCGGCGCGGCTGTTCGCCGTCGGCACCATGATCTACCTGATCTTCAACGAGGGCTATTCGGCAAGCGACGGCGATTACCGCCAGCGCCTGTGCGCCGATGCCATCCGCCTCGGGCGCCTGCTGCTGCGCCTGTTCCCGGCCGAGGCGGAAGTGATGGGGCTGGTCGCCCTGATGCTGTTGCAGCATTCGCGGCATGCCGCCCGCTTCGATGCCGCGGGCGAGGTCGTCCTGCTCGACGAACAGGAGCGCACCCGCTGGGACCCGAAGCTGATCGCCGAGGGGCTGGCCCTGGTCGAGAAAGCCCTGCGCCACCGCGCCCCCGGGCCCTATCAGCTGCAGGCGGCGATCGCGGCCCTGCATGCCCGGGCCGCGCGGCCGGAAGACACCGACTGGGCCCGGATCGACCTGCTCTATGCCGTGCTCGAACGGGTGCAGCCGTCGCCGGTGGTGACCCTCAACCGGGCGGTGGCGGTCTCGAAGGCGCGGGGGCCGGCGGCCGCCCTGGCCATGGTCGAGCCGCTGGGCGCCTCGCTTGCCGGCTATTTCCACTTTCACGGGCTGCGGGGGGCGCTGCTCTGGCAACTGGGCCGGGGGAACGAGGCGAAGACCGCCTTCGACAAGGCGATCGCCCTTGCCCATAGTGCCGCCGAGGCGGCGCATATCCGCCGCAACCTGGACCGGCTGATGGCGGGGGCGGCGGCGCCCCGGTGA
- a CDS encoding SRPBCC family protein, whose product MATGDRDLVLSRLLKARRENIYRAWTEPELLKRWFTPAPYSTIHAELDVAPGGANLVIMADPDGTPLPPNRGVYLEVVRNERLVFTDAYVSAWEPAEKPFMTVTLTLADEAGGTRYIARVSHWTVEDRKMHEDMGFHAGWGKATDQLEALAASL is encoded by the coding sequence ATGGCGACCGGTGACCGGGATCTGGTGCTCAGCCGCCTGCTGAAGGCGCGGCGGGAAAATATCTATCGCGCCTGGACCGAACCGGAGCTGCTGAAGCGCTGGTTCACGCCGGCGCCCTATTCGACCATCCATGCCGAACTGGACGTCGCCCCAGGCGGCGCCAACCTGGTGATCATGGCCGATCCGGACGGCACGCCCCTGCCGCCCAACCGGGGCGTCTATCTCGAAGTGGTGCGGAACGAGCGCCTGGTCTTCACCGACGCCTATGTCAGCGCCTGGGAACCGGCGGAAAAGCCGTTCATGACCGTGACCCTCACCCTGGCCGACGAGGCGGGCGGGACCCGCTACATTGCAAGGGTCAGCCATTGGACCGTGGAAGACCGCAAGATGCACGAGGACATGGGCTTCCACGCGGGCTGGGGCAAGGCGACCGATCAGCTGGAGGCGCTGGCCGCCAGCCTTTGA